The following is a genomic window from Brevibacterium limosum.
GGTGAACATCGAATTCGCTCCCGTGTTCGACCCGGTGAGGACCGCCCCGATGGAGTTCAGCCACGGGGTCAGGAGAACGAGCCCGGCCGGCAGCAGACCGCCGATCGCCTCGCTCATCCCCGTCGTCGTCATGATCCACCCCATGAGCATGAACGCGGCCGTGCCCACCCCGATGGGGACCCAGGATCGCAGTGCCGCGACGGAGACTTCGCGCCTGCCCTCGACGGCGAAGGCTGCGATGAGACAGGCAGCCGCCAGCCAGAACGGGGGAGAGGCGACGAGCTGCGTGAGAGGTGACGGCAGCGCCGAATGCAGCGCCCGTGCCATCAGCAGCCCGATCGTGAGCACCCCGTAGGGCAGAACGGCCGCACCGAGGCCGCGGGTGAGCCCCGAGGTCTTCATCCGGATCATGAACAGCACACCGACGACGAGGATGACGAGCAGCGATCCGATGACCCCCGAGGGAGCCATGCCGATGACATGGCTGGAGCCGAGGATCCCCAGCCACATGAGTGCGGCAGCCCCGACGATCCCCAGCGCCGAGGCGGGAGAGGGGCGCATGATCGCGACCACCGCGATCGCGACGATGATGACTGGAATCGCATTGATCCACGCCGTGGCCAGTCCGAGTTCGTCGACGTCGAATCCGGCCAGAGCCGCCGCGACCGTGGTGCCCGGCCCCAGAGCACCCCAGGGGACGGCGATGAGGCCGAGGAGACCGAGAACCGCCGACTGCCGCAGTGTGCAGCCGAGGTGGCGCAGAATCGGCACGCCGACGGTGACGCCGATGCCGAAGCCGGTGACCGATTCCGCGAAAGGGACGATGCCGAAGACGACGAGCGCGACACCGAGAGGTCGGCTCGGTGACAGAGATTCGACCCAGGAGGAGATCTGCGACATCGACCCGGCGGACTCGAGCAGCCGGGCCAGCAGCATGCCGAAGAGCAGGATGAGCGCGACCTCGAGGATGAGCGGGAAGTAGTCGATCCCCGACTCCACCAGCACCGAGGCGGGGGTGGGGAAGACGAAGGCGACGAGGGCGGCCGCGAGCACGGCTCCGGCCAGAGCCGCGACCCAGGAACTCTGCTTGAGCAGGAGCAGGACGATGGCGAGGAGGATCGGGGTGAGAGCCAGCACTGCCGCCATACGAATGAGTTTCCTTTGTGAGAAGCGAATCTATGATCCAAGAATAGATTATGATGCTCCAATGGTGAAAGAAGAGGATCTCGGCGCTCGTGTCTTCGGCGCCCGCATCAGAGCACGGCGCAAATTCAACAACCTCACCCTCAATGAACTCGCGGTCCGGGCAGGACTGTCCCGGGCTGCTCTGTCGAAGATCGAGCGGGGAGAGCAGGACACCTCGGTGTCGAACGCCATGGGCCTCTCCCGAGCCCTCGGCGTCGACGTCGGCGAACTCCTCGCCGCCCCCGAGGTGACCATCACCCGCTCCGATGCGATCCCCACGACCTCGACCTTCGGGAAGGGGATCTGGCGAAGGGACCTGCCATCGGCGATCGAGAACATGGACGTCGTCCACTACCGCCTCGATCCGCGCAGCGAGACCTCGGCCTTCGCCGCCCACCGCAGCGGTTCGCGTGAGAGCTTCTTCGTCCTCGACGGCAGCATCGAGGTCGTCACCATCGACCGTCGCACCACTCTGCACGCCGGTGACTGCGCTCAGGCCCCCGGCGACGTTCCGCACCAATTGGCGAACCCCCACGACGAACCCGCCGAACTCATGCTCATCATCGTCTGAACCTGCCGGACCCCTTCTTACTACCTGACGGCGGCCCAGCAACCTCGCGCCAGGTTGCTGGGCCGCCGTCAGGTAGTAAGAAGGGGTGGTCTTGACCGGGCGAGGCGCCTCGGCGATCATGGACATGTTCCATTTCCGACGAAGGACGTCTCAGCTGTGAAGTGAATCCTCATGCCGTGATGTGCGGGTGCCACGGGCCCGCAGCGCTTCTGCGTACACGAAATGAGGACCCTCATGTCTACAGCAATCACTGTGTCCGAACTGGACTTCCGCCTCGGCGACGATACCGAGATCTTCTCCGGACTCACCGCCGCCATCCCTGCTGACCTCGTCGGACTGGTCGGTGACAATGGGATTGGCAAATCGACGTTCGCCCGCATCCTCGCCGGTCGTCTGCGCGCCTCGGCCGGAACCGTCACGGGTGCCGACGGCGCCGTCTACATCGATCAGCTGCTGCCGCATTCGACGCAGCGGGTCGACTCCGCCTTGGACATCGCCTCCGTCAGGCAAGCGCTGGGCCGCGCCCTGGACGGAGAGGCGACCGGCTCCGATTTCGACCTCATCGGCGATGACTGGGACATCGAGGAGCGTGCCCTGGCGGCCCTGGCCGACCTCGGCCTGCACCTGAGCGCGGGCGACCTCGATCGGAGCCTGAGCAGCTTCTCCGGCGGACAGGCCACGCGCATCGGACTGGCCCGAGCCGCACTGGTCGGGGACAGCTGGCTGATCCTCGACGAGCCGAGCAACAACCTCGACGGGAACGGTCGGGGACTGCTGAGGACTCTGCTCACCGCACGCCGCGGACCCACCCTCGTCATCTCCCACGACCGAGCCCTGCTCACGCATACGAACTCGATCATCGAGATGACCGACCGACTGCGCGTCTACGGCGGGAACTTCGACGACTACGAAGCCATGGTCGCAGCGGAAGAAGAGGCCAAGCAGCAGAAGGTCACCGACGCGAAGAAGTCCCACCAGTTCGAGAAGCGACAGCGCATCGAACTGGAGACGAAGCTCGCACGGGCCGACCGAAAGGCGGCGAAGGACAAAGAGAACAAACGCCGACCGAAGATCGTGATGAACGGGCTGACGAACTTCGCCGAGAAGTCAGCGGCCAAACGACGCGGGGACAAAGCCGCCGACGAAGCAGCCGCCCGGGACGAACTCACCGCCGCCAAGGACGCGCTGCGCCGAACATCGAGCGTCCGCCTCGACCTGCCGGACACCCAGGTCCACGCGACCAAACGGGTCCTCGAGATCTCCACGGCCGCCTCGGCGAGGTCCGAACGTCCGCAGACGATCGTCGGTCCCGAGCGGATCCGGCTGACCGGACCGAACGGGGCGGGGAAGTCGACCCTGCTGGCGGCGATCCTGGCGGCTGCCAACGGCCAGGACGGGCAGGGCGGGGACACGGGCGACACTGTCGAGGGACACGCGGGGGCCGAAACCGGTCCGCCGGTCGCCGAACTCTTCGGCGACCTCGCCATCACCGTTTCCGCACCGACGGCTCACCTCGACCAGCAGTACCGACTGCCCGGGGAGCTGACGGTGATGGAGGCGGTGCGAGCAGGCAACCCGCAGCTCGACCCGCACCGCGTCCACGAGGTGCTCGCGGCCATGGGACTGCGCGCCGGACGCACCGACCAGATCTGTAAGACCCTGTCCGGTGGGGAGCGCTTCCGCGTCGCCTTGGCCTCAGGGCTCCTCCAGGACCCGGCTCCGCAGCTGCTCATCCTCGACGAACCGGGCAACAATCTCGACCTGTCATCGCTCGAGGCGCTGGTGACCGCTCTCGAAGGATTCGGCGGTGCCATGGTGATCGTCACCCACGACGACCGGCTCGCCGCCGAGCTCTCCGTCGACACCGAATGGGACGTGCGGGAATTTCTGCGCACGGAAGCCGTTGATTGAGTTGAGACGAAACGGATGAGTCGAGGCGGCGAAGCAGGCGGAAGAGGCAGACGAATGTGCGATTTTGACTTGACTGGGATAATGGTTGCGTGAGTGTCATCAGCCCTGCCCCAGAAACCGCATCCCCGAAGCCCGAAACCGCCCTGCGCATCGGGCCCATCGAGCTGTCCTCCCCAGTCGTGCTCGCCCCCATGGCCGGGATCACGAACACCGCGTTCCGCCGCCTGTGCCGCGAATACGGGGCAGGACTCTACGTGACCGAAATGGTCACCACCCGAGCCCTGGTCGAGCGCAATCCGAAGACGATGCGCATCATCCACCACGAACCCTATGAGACCCCGCGCTCCGTCCAGCTCTACGGAGTCGACCCGGCGACCATGGGCCAGGCCGTGCGGATGCTCGTCGAAGAGGATCGCGCCGACCACATCGACCTCAACTTCGGCTGCCCCGTCCCCAAGGTCACGCGCAAGGGCGGCGGCTCCGCGCTGCCGTGGAAGCAGGACCTGTTCACATCCATCGTCACGACAGCCGTCACCGAGGCGGCCCGCCGGGACGTGCCGGTGACCGTGAAGATGCGCAAGGGCATCGACGCCGACCACACGACGTTCCTCGACGCCGCCGAGACCGCCCGCAACGCCGGAGTCGCCGCCGTCGCCCTGCACGGGCGCACCGCTGCCGACCTCTACTCGGGGACGGCGGACTGGGACGCGATCGCCCGCCTCAAGGACCACCTCGGCGATACCGTTCCGGTGCTCGGCAACGGTGACATCTTCGCCGCCGAGGATGCCCTGGACATGATGGCCAAGACCGGCTGTGACGGTGTCGTCATCGGTCGCGGCTGTCAGGGCAGGCCGTGGCTGTTCGGCGATCTCGCGAACGCTCTGGGCGGCAGCGACGAACGCCATCGTCCCGGACTCGCCGAGGTGGCTCGGGCCGTGTACAAACACGGCGAATACCTCGTCGACCATTTTGAGGACGAATTCCTCGGCGTGCGTGACCTGCGCAAACACATCGCCTGGTACTTCAAGGGCTACCCGGTCGGGGGAGAGCTGCGCAGCCAGCTGGCCATGGTGTCCTCGCTGGAGGAACTCGCCGGACTGCTCGACCAGCTCGACGATAACGCCCCGTACCCGGGAGAAGCCGCCGAAGGGTCCCGCGGCCGCACCACCCGGCCGAAGAAGCCGCACCTGCCCGAAGGCTGGTTGGACTCCCGCATCTTCGATCCCAGCGGGAAATCGCTGCTGTCGGAGGCCGAACTCGACATCTCAGGAGGATGAGAATGCCCTTCGACACTCACCCGCACACCTCGGTGCGGACGGGTACCGTGGCGGTCTACTCGCTGTGGGACGAGGAACGGTGGGTGAGCGAACCGGCGAAGAATCCTCGGCGTTCGGCCTTCCAGCGCGACCGCGCCCGCGTTCTCCACTCCTCGGGTCTGCGCCGCCTCGGTGCAAAGACCCAGGTCGTCTCCCCGGGTACGGACGATTTCGTCCGCACGCGCCTCACCCACTCCCTCGAGGTCGCCCAGGTCGGACGCGAGCTCGCCCGCTACCTCGGCTGCGATCCCGACATCGTCGACACCGCCTGCCTGTCCCACGACCTCGGGCACCCGCCCTTCGGCCATCACGGGGAGACGATCCTCGATGCCCTGTGCCGAGACATCGGGGGCTTCGAAGGCAATGCGCAGACCCTGCGCCTGGTCACCCGGATCGAACCGAAGGTCATCGCCGACGACGGCCGCCCGGCCGGTCTCAACCTGTCTCGAGCCAGCCTCGACGCGCTGACGAAGTACCCATGGCCGCGGGCCGAAGCCACGGCCGGTCGCCGCGACTCCGGGGTGCGCAAATTCGGTGTCTACGATGACGACCGCGCCGTCTTCGACTTCTACCGCGACGGCATCGACAACGGCAAGAGGTGCATCGAAGCCCAGGTCATGGACTTGGCCGATGACATCTCCTATTCCGTCCACGACGTCGAGGACGCCATCGTCGCAGGCCACCTCGACCTCGCCGACTTCGTTGCCGAGGACCGACGGGCAGAGCTCTTCGACATCACCCGTCAGTGGTACCTGCCGGAGACCGCGGACGCGGAGATGGATAAGGCACTCGGTCGCCTGCAGGCCGCCGCATACTGGCCCAAGGAGGCCTTCGACGGATCCCGCCGTGCTCAGGCCGGTCTCAAACACATGACCAGTCAGCTCATCGGACGCTTCGTCGGCGCCGCGGAATCCGCGACCCGTGAGGAATTCGGGTGGGAGCCTCTGGCCCGGTACTCGGCCTCGCTCGTCGTGCCCGAGTCGACCATGGTCGAGATCGCCGTGCTCAAGGGCATGGCCACACTCACGGTGATGGTCGCCGAGGATCGGCTGCGGCTCCATGACATCCAGGCCGCCGTCATCAGCGAACTCGCGGAATGGTACTCGGAATCACCGGACAAGCTCGATCCGATGTTCCGCGGCGATCATGCCGAGGCCGCCGACGATTCCGCCCGGCTGCGTGTCATCGTCGACCAGATCGCGTCCCTGACCGACCATTCCGCTTGGGCCCTGTACCACCACCTCAACGCCGGAGCGGAGGATCGGCTCTAGACCATGGCCGGACTCATCAAGCGCGAGGACATCGACGAACTGCGCAGCCGCACGCGCATCGACGAGGTGATCGGAGAATTCGTCACCCTCAGGACCGCGGGAATCGGATCGCTCAAGGGGCTGTGCCCCTTCCACGACGAGAAGACCCCGTCGTTCACGGTGCGCCCGCAGGTCGGGATGTACCACTGCTTCGGCTGCGGTGAGTCCGGAGACGTGTTCACCTTTCTGCAGAAGGTCGAACAGCTCAGCTTCGTCGAGGCCGTCGAGACGCTGGCCGGCAAGGCCGGAATGCACCTGCGCTACGAGGACGGGAAAGGACCCGACCGGGAGCAGGCGAGCCGGAGACAGCGGCTGCTGGAGATGCACGAGGTCGCGCAGCGCTTCTTCGCACAGGCCTTGGAGTCCGAAGCCGGACAGATCGGTCGCGAGTTCCTCACCGGGCGCGGCTTCCCGGCCGAATCGAGCCGGGACTTCGGCCTCGGCTTCGCCCCGAAGTCCTGGGACGCACTGACGACGCACCTGCGCAAGGCAGGTTTCACCGATGAGGAGATCCTCGCCGCGGGTCTGGCCAGCGAAGGCGGTCGCGGGATCTACGACCGGTTCCGCGGCCGGGTGATCTGGCCGATCAAGGACATGACGGCCCGGACCATCGGCTTCGGTGCCCGCCGGCTCTATGACGATGACAAAGGGCCGAAGTACCTCAACACTCCGGAGACCGCGCTCTATCACAAGAACCAGGTCCTCTACGGACTCGACCTGGCGAAGAAGTCGATTGCGAAGACCAAACGCGTCGTCGTCGTCGAGGGCTACACCGACGTCATGGCCGCCCATATGGCCGGAGTCGATCAGGCCGTGGCCACCTGCGGTACGGCCTTCGGCGCCGAACACGTGAAGATCATCCGACGCCTCCTCGGCGACGACCCCACCGGGCAGGTGATCTTCACCTTCGACGGTGACGCCGCCGGGCAGAAGGCCGCACTCAAGGCCTTCGAATTCGAGAACCTGTTCACCGCCCAGACCTTCGTCGCCGTCGAACCCGACGGACTCGACCCCTGCGACCTGCGCATGCAGAAGGGCGACGCGGCCCTGCGCGAACTCATCGACGGGTGCAAGCCGCTCTTCGAATTCGTCATCACCACCGCGGTCTCCCGCTTCGACCTCGACACGGTCGAAGGGCGGATCTCCGCGGTGAAGGCCGCCGCCGAGGTGCTCACCGACATCCGCGACCGCAACAGCCTCTCCCACTACTATCGCTTCGTCGCCGGCCGCATCGGCGTCGACATCGACGAGGTGGAGGCCGCCGTTCGCACCGCCGCCCGCCAACCGAAGCAGAACCACCGGGACCAGCCGAGCAATCGGCCCGGGTTCCGCGACGGTCCGCCTCCCGCACCTGCGCAGAACTTCCGCAGCGGACCACCGCCTCCGCCCGCAGCACAGGCGCCCGCCGAGGCGGCACCGGAGCCGGCGGCCGCCTCGGCGGGGGAGATCTCCGATGAGCGCAGGATCGAATACGTCTACGAAGAACGCCCCGACGTCTCGAACCTCTCGGCCCCGATCAGCCCTGCCCGACTGAAGACGGAGAAGGGCGTGCTCATGGTCGCCCTCCAGCATCCCGAGGTCGTGAATGCGAAGCTCTTCGACTCGCTGTCCGCGAAGGCCTTCGAGCACCCCGGCTACCGACGGATCCAGGAAGCGGTCAAACAGGCCGGCGGTTTGGGTGCCGCCGGCGCCGTCCAGTCGAAATGGGCCGAACGCGTCCTCGAGGCCAGCGCCGAGGATCTCAAACCCTACGTGGCCCAGCTGCTCGTGACGCCGCTGCCGGTGATCGAGGGAACCGGGATCGACCGTTTCGCCCGCGGAATCGTCGCCCGACTCTTCGACTACGACCTCGAACGCATCGCCAAGGAGCTCCACTCCCGCCTGCAGCGCCAGGACACCGGCGACGGAGCCGGCCAGGCCGCGCTGCTCGGTCAGCTGCAGACTCTCGAGCAGCACCGGGCGCGGCTGAAGATGCTCATGTAGAACACTGCACACAGTGAAATAGTGCACAATTGCATATTTGCAGTTGGTGAAAGTTTGCATGTGGTGCAAAATGTACGTATGCCCGTAGAAGAAACCCTGCGCTCGAAGAAGGCACGGCTGACCCGCAACGCCCTCCACGAGGCGGCGATCACCCGTGTCCTCGAAGACGGCCTGGCCTGCGCGACGGTGGCGACCATCGCCGCCGACGCAGGAGTGTCCACGCGCACCTTCTTCAACTACTTCGAGACGAAAGAGGACGCGATCGTCGGCCTCGGATCCGAGGTCAGCGTCGACGAGGGCCTCGCCTTCGACTACGTCCACAGCCCCGCCGGACTCGACACATTGGCCGAAGACACGGCGCGCTTCCTCCGCGAAGCGCTGCTCGTCGGCTCCGTCGATCCCAAACTGCCGGCCCGGCGCCGCCGCCTCTTCGCCCTCTACCCGGAACTCGTGAGCAAGAGCTTCGACCGGGCCGAAGCACTCGAAGAGATCGTCACCGGACATGTGCTCGAGCGGCTGCGCCGCCTCGGCCAGGAGTTCTCCTCCGATGAGTCCGCCTGGCGCAGCGCACGCATGCTCACCCAACTCTGCCGCGTCCCGCTGACCCATGCGGGGCAGACGATCAAAGCCAATCCGGAGACGGTCGACGACAAGGGCGGGACCAAAGCGATCTTCGAAGATTCCCTGGGCCTGTTCCGCAAGGTACTGGACCGACTGCAATGACGAAAGCTGTGATGAGAAACAACCACGAACCAGATACGAAGACGATGACGGCAACCACCTCGAAGAACTCAGCCGCAGCGGGACCCGACGCACAGACCGAGCCGATGGCCACCTCGGCGATCATTCTGCTCTTCGTCGGCCTGATGATCGCGATGTTCATGTTCTCGCTCAATCAGACCGTGCTGGCCACCGCCCTGCCGACCATCGTCGGCGAGCTCGACGGCGTCGACCAGATGCTGTGGGTCTCGACCGCATTCATGCTCGCCTCGACGATCATGATGCCCGTCTACGGCAAGGTCGGTGACCTGTTCGGACGCAAGCCCCTGTTCATGTTCGCCATCTGCTGCTTCCTGCTGGGCTCGGTCTTCGCCCTCATCGCGAATGAGATGTCGACGCTGATCGTCGGCCGCGTGCTCCAGGGAATCGGCGGCGGCGGAATGATGATCCTCTCGCAGTCGATCATCGCCTCCGTCGTCCCCGCCCGCGAACGCGGCAAATACATGGGCATCATGGGCTCGGCCTTCGCCGTGTCGTCGGTGGCCGGACCGCTCATCGGCGGCTGGCTGACCGAAGGGCCCGGATGGCGTTGGGCCTTCGCCATCAACTTCCCGCTGGGCATAATCGCCCTCGTCGCCGCCGCCGTGTTCCTCAAGGTGCCCAAGCACGCGCGGGGCAGCGGACCACGCCCGAAGGTCGACGTCATCGGCATGGCGCTCATCTCCGTCGTCACCTCCAGCATCGTGCTCACCTCCGCCTGGGGCGGACACGACTACGAATGGGGATCCTGGCAGATCAACGGCCTCATCGTCACCGGAATCGTCGCCGCCGTGGCCTTCGTGTTCGTCGAACTCAAGGTGAGCGAACCCGTCATCCCGATGCATCTGTTCACCAACCGCGACTTCCTGCTGTGCACGATCGCCGGTCTCTTCGTCGGCATCGGCATGTTCGGTGTGCTCTCCTATATGCCCACCTACCTGCAGATGGTCCACGGAATCGACGCCACAGTCGCAGGCCTGATGATGGTGCCGATGATGGGCACCATGCTTGTGTCCTCGACCCTGGTCGGGTTCATCGTCTCCCGCACCGGCAAGTACAAGAAGTACCCGCTGACCGGCATCCTCATCATGGCCGCCTCGCTCGTCCTGCTCTCCCAGCTGAAGGCCGAGAGCTCGGCCTGGGAGACCATCGGCTGCCTGGCGCTGCTCGGACTCG
Proteins encoded in this region:
- a CDS encoding L-lactate permease produces the protein MAAVLALTPILLAIVLLLLKQSSWVAALAGAVLAAALVAFVFPTPASVLVESGIDYFPLILEVALILLFGMLLARLLESAGSMSQISSWVESLSPSRPLGVALVVFGIVPFAESVTGFGIGVTVGVPILRHLGCTLRQSAVLGLLGLIAVPWGALGPGTTVAAALAGFDVDELGLATAWINAIPVIIVAIAVVAIMRPSPASALGIVGAAALMWLGILGSSHVIGMAPSGVIGSLLVILVVGVLFMIRMKTSGLTRGLGAAVLPYGVLTIGLLMARALHSALPSPLTQLVASPPFWLAAACLIAAFAVEGRREVSVAALRSWVPIGVGTAAFMLMGWIMTTTGMSEAIGGLLPAGLVLLTPWLNSIGAVLTGSNTGANSMFTGTLTAVAASSHVSALPVVAAGNAAGSLAALAAPPRVAMAVQIADSRTAASAQDITWVQGRALAVAGINALALGLWIQFFA
- a CDS encoding helix-turn-helix domain-containing protein, yielding MVKEEDLGARVFGARIRARRKFNNLTLNELAVRAGLSRAALSKIERGEQDTSVSNAMGLSRALGVDVGELLAAPEVTITRSDAIPTTSTFGKGIWRRDLPSAIENMDVVHYRLDPRSETSAFAAHRSGSRESFFVLDGSIEVVTIDRRTTLHAGDCAQAPGDVPHQLANPHDEPAELMLIIV
- a CDS encoding ATP-binding cassette domain-containing protein; translation: MSTAITVSELDFRLGDDTEIFSGLTAAIPADLVGLVGDNGIGKSTFARILAGRLRASAGTVTGADGAVYIDQLLPHSTQRVDSALDIASVRQALGRALDGEATGSDFDLIGDDWDIEERALAALADLGLHLSAGDLDRSLSSFSGGQATRIGLARAALVGDSWLILDEPSNNLDGNGRGLLRTLLTARRGPTLVISHDRALLTHTNSIIEMTDRLRVYGGNFDDYEAMVAAEEEAKQQKVTDAKKSHQFEKRQRIELETKLARADRKAAKDKENKRRPKIVMNGLTNFAEKSAAKRRGDKAADEAAARDELTAAKDALRRTSSVRLDLPDTQVHATKRVLEISTAASARSERPQTIVGPERIRLTGPNGAGKSTLLAAILAAANGQDGQGGDTGDTVEGHAGAETGPPVAELFGDLAITVSAPTAHLDQQYRLPGELTVMEAVRAGNPQLDPHRVHEVLAAMGLRAGRTDQICKTLSGGERFRVALASGLLQDPAPQLLILDEPGNNLDLSSLEALVTALEGFGGAMVIVTHDDRLAAELSVDTEWDVREFLRTEAVD
- the dusB gene encoding tRNA dihydrouridine synthase DusB, producing MSVISPAPETASPKPETALRIGPIELSSPVVLAPMAGITNTAFRRLCREYGAGLYVTEMVTTRALVERNPKTMRIIHHEPYETPRSVQLYGVDPATMGQAVRMLVEEDRADHIDLNFGCPVPKVTRKGGGSALPWKQDLFTSIVTTAVTEAARRDVPVTVKMRKGIDADHTTFLDAAETARNAGVAAVALHGRTAADLYSGTADWDAIARLKDHLGDTVPVLGNGDIFAAEDALDMMAKTGCDGVVIGRGCQGRPWLFGDLANALGGSDERHRPGLAEVARAVYKHGEYLVDHFEDEFLGVRDLRKHIAWYFKGYPVGGELRSQLAMVSSLEELAGLLDQLDDNAPYPGEAAEGSRGRTTRPKKPHLPEGWLDSRIFDPSGKSLLSEAELDISGG
- a CDS encoding deoxyguanosinetriphosphate triphosphohydrolase — translated: MPFDTHPHTSVRTGTVAVYSLWDEERWVSEPAKNPRRSAFQRDRARVLHSSGLRRLGAKTQVVSPGTDDFVRTRLTHSLEVAQVGRELARYLGCDPDIVDTACLSHDLGHPPFGHHGETILDALCRDIGGFEGNAQTLRLVTRIEPKVIADDGRPAGLNLSRASLDALTKYPWPRAEATAGRRDSGVRKFGVYDDDRAVFDFYRDGIDNGKRCIEAQVMDLADDISYSVHDVEDAIVAGHLDLADFVAEDRRAELFDITRQWYLPETADAEMDKALGRLQAAAYWPKEAFDGSRRAQAGLKHMTSQLIGRFVGAAESATREEFGWEPLARYSASLVVPESTMVEIAVLKGMATLTVMVAEDRLRLHDIQAAVISELAEWYSESPDKLDPMFRGDHAEAADDSARLRVIVDQIASLTDHSAWALYHHLNAGAEDRL
- the dnaG gene encoding DNA primase, with translation MAGLIKREDIDELRSRTRIDEVIGEFVTLRTAGIGSLKGLCPFHDEKTPSFTVRPQVGMYHCFGCGESGDVFTFLQKVEQLSFVEAVETLAGKAGMHLRYEDGKGPDREQASRRQRLLEMHEVAQRFFAQALESEAGQIGREFLTGRGFPAESSRDFGLGFAPKSWDALTTHLRKAGFTDEEILAAGLASEGGRGIYDRFRGRVIWPIKDMTARTIGFGARRLYDDDKGPKYLNTPETALYHKNQVLYGLDLAKKSIAKTKRVVVVEGYTDVMAAHMAGVDQAVATCGTAFGAEHVKIIRRLLGDDPTGQVIFTFDGDAAGQKAALKAFEFENLFTAQTFVAVEPDGLDPCDLRMQKGDAALRELIDGCKPLFEFVITTAVSRFDLDTVEGRISAVKAAAEVLTDIRDRNSLSHYYRFVAGRIGVDIDEVEAAVRTAARQPKQNHRDQPSNRPGFRDGPPPAPAQNFRSGPPPPPAAQAPAEAAPEPAAASAGEISDERRIEYVYEERPDVSNLSAPISPARLKTEKGVLMVALQHPEVVNAKLFDSLSAKAFEHPGYRRIQEAVKQAGGLGAAGAVQSKWAERVLEASAEDLKPYVAQLLVTPLPVIEGTGIDRFARGIVARLFDYDLERIAKELHSRLQRQDTGDGAGQAALLGQLQTLEQHRARLKMLM
- a CDS encoding TetR/AcrR family transcriptional regulator: MPVEETLRSKKARLTRNALHEAAITRVLEDGLACATVATIAADAGVSTRTFFNYFETKEDAIVGLGSEVSVDEGLAFDYVHSPAGLDTLAEDTARFLREALLVGSVDPKLPARRRRLFALYPELVSKSFDRAEALEEIVTGHVLERLRRLGQEFSSDESAWRSARMLTQLCRVPLTHAGQTIKANPETVDDKGGTKAIFEDSLGLFRKVLDRLQ
- a CDS encoding MDR family MFS transporter gives rise to the protein MRNNHEPDTKTMTATTSKNSAAAGPDAQTEPMATSAIILLFVGLMIAMFMFSLNQTVLATALPTIVGELDGVDQMLWVSTAFMLASTIMMPVYGKVGDLFGRKPLFMFAICCFLLGSVFALIANEMSTLIVGRVLQGIGGGGMMILSQSIIASVVPARERGKYMGIMGSAFAVSSVAGPLIGGWLTEGPGWRWAFAINFPLGIIALVAAAVFLKVPKHARGSGPRPKVDVIGMALISVVTSSIVLTSAWGGHDYEWGSWQINGLIVTGIVAAVAFVFVELKVSEPVIPMHLFTNRDFLLCTIAGLFVGIGMFGVLSYMPTYLQMVHGIDATVAGLMMVPMMGTMLVSSTLVGFIVSRTGKYKKYPLTGILIMAASLVLLSQLKAESSAWETIGCLALLGLGLGLSMQTLVLVVQNAFPVSMVGTATASNNYFRQVGATLGMAFIGSVFTQRLMDNIKSGITEIAKAAPSGHMPKVSSTGLTPEIVSKLPEPLHSLIITSYNDALVPLFLWVAPLAVLGFVFLCFLPNTPLAQTLKNEPAQRESVDVGAENAVVASASVSAPAGSSSVSVAESPLLEEPRNDGTDHTQLARDRDPRTDH